One Thermococcus sp. M36 genomic window, GAACTCGAGGGAAAAAGTACAGAATGTGTCTATACCCTGCACTCTGGTTTTCATAGAAAATGAAGCCCCTTCCCAAGTGAAGGGGGGTTCACTATGTTCTGCACAGGTTGAGTACAGGATGAAAAGCAACTTCACGGATGGAAAGACCAAGACCCCTGAGGAAAGCTGCACTTGAAACAAAGCCCTGGGGACATTGGGGATGGTGTGAGGATACGCTCATGTTACCCTCCCTAAATTTTAACTCTCTTGAAACCTTGCCCTGCTCCTCTCCGGATTTAATTTTTTGCCCAAACCCCTAAAAACCCTGGCGATTATATCCACCCGGTGAAACCCATGGCATGGAAAGAAAAACTCGGCCTCGTCCACATATACACGGGCAACGGAAAGGGGAAGACGACGGCCGCTTTTGGCCTCGCTGTGAGGATGCTCGGCTCCGGAGGAAGGGTCATCATCCTCCAGTTCATGAAGGCCCCCGACGTCTACGGCGAGCAGAAGAAGATAGCTGACTGCGGTGCGGTCATTGAGTCCTTCGGCCTGCCCAAGTTCGTCCACGGAAAGCCCGAACCGGATGACATAGAGGCCGCTAAAAAAGCCTTGGAACGCGCTAAAGAAGTAGTCTCAAGCGGCGAATGGGATTTGGTAATACTCGACGAGATATGCGTTGCTTTGGGCTTCGGCATGCTCGATGTCGAGGAAGTCAGGGAGCTTATCCGGAACAAGGCACCCCACACCGAGCTCGTTCTGACGGGCCGCTACTGTCCGGAGGAGCTGTTTGAGCTTGCCGACTACGTCACGGAGATGAGGGAGGTAAAGCACCCCTACCGGAGGGGCATTCTCGCCAGGAGGGGCGTGGAGTTCTGACTCCTTCTTTCCTTTGTGAATCCCCAGCAGTTTCGACGTTAACCGAAAAGTTTTTTAGTTAGGAAAGCTTAAGATAAGCCGAGGAGATTTTAGTAACAATTCTTTAGAAAAGGAGGTGATAAGATGAGCGAGCTCATCAACCAGATTGTCCAGGTTCTCAAGGAGCAGGTTGTCCAGGACACCGTTGTCCCCAGGAACATAAGGCGCGCCGCCGAGCAGGCCATAGAAGCCCTCCTCGACGAGAGCAAGGAGCCCGCCGTCAGGGCGGCCGATGCCATAGCCATCCTGGAAGAAATAAGCGAGGACCCGAACATGCCCATGCACACGAGGACGATCATCTGGGAAGTCCTCGGTGCCCTTGAGCAGGTCAAGTGAGCGTTTTCTTTTTACGCTCATTTCCACGTTTTCGACAAAAATTGAAAAACGCTGGGGCATTACTCCCTTTCCGTAAGGTACCACAGCCGGGCGCTCTCCTCGACGAGTTCCGCCTTGTAGAACGCCTCTCTGAGGGTTCTCCCGACGGTGACTATCCCGTGCCTCTCCATTATGATGGCGTCCGACTGGAGTACCGCCTCGGCAACGATATCCGCCAGCTCCTGGGTTCCAGCGGGCCTGAACGGGACCACCGGGATTCTTTTGAGGTATATCTCAGCCTCGGGGGTTATTATTGGCAACTCGCCGCTGACGAGCGTCGATGCGGCTATGGAGTATGGTGGATGGAGGTGGGCTATTGCCTTAACGTCCGGCCGGTTCCTGTAAACTGCGAGGTGGAGCCTGTACTCCGAGGACGGCCTCACCCCGGAGAGCTGCCTTCCGCTCATGTCTATAACTGCCACCTGCTCCCTGGTCATATCGTCCATCACAGCCCCTGTGGCCTTGATGAAGACGAGGTTCCCCTTTCTGATGCTCAGGTTCCCTCCGAATGCCGCGGTAAGACCGCGCTCGTGGGCGAGCCGGGAGTACTTCACCAGCTGTGCCTTTATTACCCGGCTCATTCTCCCACCACCTTCACTCCGTAGCCGCAGTCTTGGCAGTAAGCCTTCTCTCCCTTCCAGGCGAGTTCTCCGCCGCAGAGGGGGCAGACGTGAACGTCCCCTTCGTTTCTCCAGCGCTCGTAGGTCTCGCGGTCTATGACGAGGAAGAGGCCCTCCTCATCCTCCTCGAAGTGGCCGAGAACCGGGCTGCTCTCCAGTTCGAGGGTTTTCTCATCTATGATTACCGGCTCTACCCCTATGTTTCCCTCGTATTCGAGGTCGTTGCTTGGCAGAATCTCGACGACGAATGCCCCGAGCTTTTTGTCGTTGTAGGCTATGACCTCCAGTGCATCGCTGAGCTCCCCGCTGGAGGATATTATATCAACGACCAGGGCCCCTCCCCGGGGAAGGACGAGGGCTATCAGAAACTTGGCCCTGCACACCGCCAGCCCCCTGTCAAGACAGACCTCCTCCATGCCGAGCTCCCTCAGGAAACCCCTTACCTCGTCCCCCGTGGGGAGACGCCCGCTGTCCATGATGAACTCCCCGATCCTCTTGGCAAGGGGCATGGCAAGGTTTACAGGTTCGTAGAGCCTCATGGTCTCACCGCACCTAACTGGAGAGAAAAATTTATAAACCTACCCGGGCGATTATGGAACGGGTTGCCTGTAGGGTCCCGCGGTAGCCTAGCCTGGGAGCGGCGGCGGACTGTAGATCCGCAGGTCCCCGGTTCAAATCCGGGCCGCGGGACCACCAGAATTCTATAGAACGTTTTTCATCACTTCTGAGGGGTTTTTGCAACATTGAGAAGTCTCGTTCGACAGCAGTGTTTTTCTTTTAAAACCAATCGGAGCTGGATGTGGATAAATATCCCCATGAGCACCGTAATGGTCCAAGAAGCGAATTGTGGTGCGGTGGCCGGGATTTGAACCCGGGTCACCGGCTTGGAAGGCCGGTGTCCTAGACCAGGCTAGACTACCACCGCATTGCCCTTAGAGAAAGTGGTGGGGCGAGGGGGATTTGAACCCCCGACACCCGGATCTTCAGTCCGGCGCTCTCCCAGGCTGAGCTACCGCCCCATGCCCAAAGATAAGGGGCAGGAAGAGATTTATAAATCTTGCGGTGCCCGATGTCCCACCATGTTCACCGATTAAATCCTCGGCTCAACAGCGTAGACCGTCCTGTCCTCGCCGAGAGCCTCCATAAGCCCGCGGTGCCTCCTGACGCAGCTCTCACACTCGCCACAGTGCACCGGCTTTCCGTCCTCGGTGAAGCCCTTCGGCATATAGCAGGAGTTGGAGTACTCGTACTTGGCGCCGAGCTCCTTCAAAAGCTTCGCTATCCCCTTCTTGTCGAGGTCAATGAGCGGTGCAACGACTTTTACTTCGGCCATGGTGCCGTACTTCAGCATTTCGTTCATTTTCTCGACGAACTCGGGCGTGTTGTCTGGGAACGTTGTTCCCTCTTCAGCGTTGAAGCCGACTATTATATCGCCCCCTCCGAGCGCATCGAGGAGCGAAGCGGCGACGCTTATGAGAACGACGTTCCTTGCCGGAACCCAGACGCTTTTCGCAGTTTCCTGTGCAACGCTCAAGTCCTCAAGCTCCTCCGCGCTGACCTTTGGAGTTTCGCCGCCAACCAGGGTCGTTCCTCTCAGTTTGGAGAACTCCTCGAGGAAGTCGAGCCTGACGATCTTCAGAGGCACACCGAGCTCCTTAGAGAAGAACTCAGCAACTTTGTTCGTAACGCGCTCCTCGTTGCTCCCGTAGTTGATTACCAGCATTATGACTTCCTCGTAGTTTCTCTTGGCCCAGTAGAGGCAGGCCGTTGAGTCCAGTCCACCGGAGAACAAAACAACCGCGCGCTTCATTCTATCACCCCTGGAAGCAGTGTGATATTAAACTTGGAAGCTCTCTTTCTAAGCTTTTTGTCGTAGGTTGCGAGGGTTCCGACTTCTCTGGCTATCGCAAGGATTACGGAGTCGTTGTAGTGTTTCAGGCCAAAGTTTCCAAAGAGCTCAAAGGCTGAAAGTAGGTACCGCCTATCATCAGCCAAGCTGACTCTTTCGTTTAATAGGATTCTGGAGATTATTCCCTTCGCCTCTTTAGGAGATACCCCCGCCGTGGCCAGGTTCCAGAGAAGTTCGTAAACAACGACCGTGGGTATCACGATTTTATTGAGGGAAGCTATCAGGTCTCTCGTCTCTTGATACCTCTTGGAGCTCCGGTTGATTGAATAAAGGAGAACGTTGGTATCAACAACGGCTAATCCTCCCATTCTGAAGCCTCCGTTAGAGCCTTCCGTGTATTCATTTCTATCTCCTCGGGAGTGAAGTCCCTTCCAAGGTCCAGGCTCGGCCACTCCATCTCGGCCTTCTTGATGACTATCTCGTCCCCCCTTAGTTCAACGCTGAGGTACTCCCCCTCCTTGATCCCCAGTGCCTTCCTTATCTCCGCCGGAATCGTTATCTGGTAGTTCCGTGTCACCTTGGTGACTGGCATAGTAAATCCCAGTAGTATAGTATGTCTTTCTACTAGATAACTCTTTCGCTCACTCGAGGGCAAGCCCGACTATCTCTCTAACGCTCGAAAAGCCCTCCTCCTCAAGGTATCTCCTAATTCCCTCGTTTATCTCCCGGAAGACCCTCCACCCGCGGAGCGAGACGGCAGTGCCTATCTGGAGCGCCGAGGCTCCAGCGAGAAGGAACTCCACAGCATCTCTCCAGGTGGTTATGCCGCCCATCCCAATGACGGGAATGTCGAGGGTTTTGGTAAGGTCATAGACGGCCCTAAGAGCTACGGGCTTAACACCCGGCCCGGAGTAGCCGCCGACCCTGTTGCTCAGTATCGGCCTCCTCGCGTAGACGTCTATCGCTATCGCCTTCAGCGTGTTTATGGCTGCGACCGCATCTGCACCGGCCTTTTCAGCTGCCAGACCGAGCTTCTTTATGTCGTCTATGTTTGGCGTGAGCTTCGCTATAACGGGCTTGTCCGTCGCGTCCTTAACGGCTTTGACGACCTCGTAGACCATCTCCGGTCTCTGGCCGATTTCCATGCCGTAGCCCTTTGCGTGCGGACAGCTGAGGTTGAGCTCGAAGGCATTGGCCACTTCGCTCAGCTTCTCAGCGAGAAAGGCAAACTCCTCCGGCGTTCCGCCGAATATCGAGACTATCAGCGGAAAGTCAAAGGTGTAGCCTTCAACCATCTCCAGAAAGCCCTTCCAGCCGGGATTCGGAAGGCCCATCGCGTTTATCAGGCCGTAGGGAAGCTCCACAATCGTTGGATTGTCGTAACCTGCCCTCGGCTCGATTCCGATGGACTTGGTAACGACGCCGCCAGCACCTTCCTCATGAGCGCGTATCCACTGTTCAGGGGTCTTATCGTTTACCCCCGAGGCGAGAATAAGCGGGTTTTCAAGCTTAAGACCGGCGACCTCAACGGAAAGCCTCACCATATTTAACACCCCGAAGGCAAAAGAGGTGGTTTGCTATTAAGGTTTTTGCCAGAATTCTAACGGCGGCGGGCGCGCCCGGGGGTGGGAACCCTCCACCGTCCGCTTCCACCGGGGCTCGCTCACCCCCGCTACCCCACGAGCGCCGAACGTCCCGCCTACCGCTGCTCCCTTCCGGGCCTGGCGGGGTTCGGCGGGTAAAGGGCGTTAGTCCGGCCCTCCAGCCGGACCCCGCCCACCGCCGGCCCCGTGGGACGAGGGATCACCGTTGTGCCCCGGCTTCCGCGGGTGGCTTTGGGAACCGCCCCCCGGGCTTCGGCCCCGGCATATCGACGGTTTCCGGTTACAGGGGACGCCGAACCCCCCGGCCTAGCCCGCCGCCAGCTAACTTATCCTCGGGCAGATATATAAAGCTTTGGTAGGTGGTGGAACCTCCAGCAACCAAAGGTTGCCCACCATTGGATTGAAAAATTTTCATAAGCCAATGCGCAGATAAGTGCTCGGGTGATATACCGTGCGCCTAACTGAACATCCTGTTCTACATTTTAAGCGTGGAAGAGAGGTAACAATCTACTTCGAAGGACAACCGATCAAAGCCTATGAGGGAGAAACAATAGCAACGGCACTCCACGCCGCGGGAATACGGGTTCTCAATTATTCTCAGAACTCCGAACGTCCGCGGGGGCTTTTCTGCGCCATAGGGAAGTGCTCCTCCTGTTTGATGGTTGTTAACGGAATCCCCAACGTCAGGACGTGCATAACCCTCGTCGAGGATGGCATGACCATAGAGCGTCAGAGAGGGAAGGCCGAGCTCCCGAGGGACGCCAAGCCGCCGGAGTGGAAGGACGCCAAGGTCGTGAAGGCAGATATCGTCATCATTGGGGGTGGGCCCGCCGGACTGATGGCGGCAATCCATGCGGCCGATGCTGGAGCAAAGATCGTTCTTCTCGACGAGAACCCGATGCTCGGCGGCCAGCTCGTCAAGCAGACCCACAAGTTCTTTGGCAAACGCGAGCAGTTCGCTGGAGTGAGGGGCGTCGAGATAGCCAGGATTCTGGAGGATGAAGTCAGAAGAAGGGAGAACGTCGAGGTCTTCCTCGGAACTTCGGCGGTGGGAATATTCCAAGATGGGGATGAGAAGCTCGTCCTGGCCGTCAAAAACAACCGCGAGCTCATAGAGTTCCGTGGAAGGGCCGTCATCGTTGCCACCGGTGCGATGGAGAAGATGATTCCCTTTGAGAACAACGATCTGCCCGGAATCTACGGCGCCGGAGCCATTCAGACCCTCATGAACACCTACGGGGTGAAGCCAGGCGACAAGGTTCTAATCGTTGGTGCGGGCAATGTGGGACTTATTCTGGCGTATCAGCTCATCCAGGCTGGAGTTGAAGTCAAGGCTATAGTCGAGGCGATGCCGAAGGTGGGAGGCTACTTCGTTCACGCGGCCAAGGTTAGGCGCTTGGGCGTTCCGATACTGACCAGGCACACTATTCTTCGCGCTGAAGGAAAGGAGAGGGTCGAGAGGGCCGTCGTTGCTCAGCTCGACGAGAACTGGAACGTCATTCCCGGAACGGAGAAGGTCTTCGAGGTCGATGTGATAGCCCTTGCCGTTGGCCTGAGGCCGAGCATAGAGCTCCTCCACCAGGTAGGCTGCCAGATAAAATACATCCGGGAGCTCAGCGGCCACGTGGCAGTTCGCGACGAGTGGATGGAGACAACCGTGAGAGGCATCTTCGTGGCCGGCGATTCCGCCGGAATAGAGGAGGCTACCACTGCAATGCTGGAGGGCAAGATAGCAGGAATAGCCGCTGCCCTGAGGCTCGGC contains:
- a CDS encoding aldolase, translating into MSRVIKAQLVKYSRLAHERGLTAAFGGNLSIRKGNLVFIKATGAVMDDMTREQVAVIDMSGRQLSGVRPSSEYRLHLAVYRNRPDVKAIAHLHPPYSIAASTLVSGELPIITPEAEIYLKRIPVVPFRPAGTQELADIVAEAVLQSDAIIMERHGIVTVGRTLREAFYKAELVEESARLWYLTERE
- a CDS encoding PIN domain-containing protein gives rise to the protein MGGLAVVDTNVLLYSINRSSKRYQETRDLIASLNKIVIPTVVVYELLWNLATAGVSPKEAKGIISRILLNERVSLADDRRYLLSAFELFGNFGLKHYNDSVILAIAREVGTLATYDKKLRKRASKFNITLLPGVIE
- the cobO gene encoding cob(I)yrinic acid a,c-diamide adenosyltransferase translates to MAWKEKLGLVHIYTGNGKGKTTAAFGLAVRMLGSGGRVIILQFMKAPDVYGEQKKIADCGAVIESFGLPKFVHGKPEPDDIEAAKKALERAKEVVSSGEWDLVILDEICVALGFGMLDVEEVRELIRNKAPHTELVLTGRYCPEELFELADYVTEMREVKHPYRRGILARRGVEF
- a CDS encoding FAD-dependent oxidoreductase, which translates into the protein MRLTEHPVLHFKRGREVTIYFEGQPIKAYEGETIATALHAAGIRVLNYSQNSERPRGLFCAIGKCSSCLMVVNGIPNVRTCITLVEDGMTIERQRGKAELPRDAKPPEWKDAKVVKADIVIIGGGPAGLMAAIHAADAGAKIVLLDENPMLGGQLVKQTHKFFGKREQFAGVRGVEIARILEDEVRRRENVEVFLGTSAVGIFQDGDEKLVLAVKNNRELIEFRGRAVIVATGAMEKMIPFENNDLPGIYGAGAIQTLMNTYGVKPGDKVLIVGAGNVGLILAYQLIQAGVEVKAIVEAMPKVGGYFVHAAKVRRLGVPILTRHTILRAEGKERVERAVVAQLDENWNVIPGTEKVFEVDVIALAVGLRPSIELLHQVGCQIKYIRELSGHVAVRDEWMETTVRGIFVAGDSAGIEEATTAMLEGKIAGIAAALRLGIADESWVKEIEKAQRDLDEFRSGPFGRHAMEGVKKALVVRE
- the queC gene encoding 7-cyano-7-deazaguanine synthase QueC, coding for MKRAVVLFSGGLDSTACLYWAKRNYEEVIMLVINYGSNEERVTNKVAEFFSKELGVPLKIVRLDFLEEFSKLRGTTLVGGETPKVSAEELEDLSVAQETAKSVWVPARNVVLISVAASLLDALGGGDIIVGFNAEEGTTFPDNTPEFVEKMNEMLKYGTMAEVKVVAPLIDLDKKGIAKLLKELGAKYEYSNSCYMPKGFTEDGKPVHCGECESCVRRHRGLMEALGEDRTVYAVEPRI
- a CDS encoding dihydroorotate dehydrogenase — protein: MVRLSVEVAGLKLENPLILASGVNDKTPEQWIRAHEEGAGGVVTKSIGIEPRAGYDNPTIVELPYGLINAMGLPNPGWKGFLEMVEGYTFDFPLIVSIFGGTPEEFAFLAEKLSEVANAFELNLSCPHAKGYGMEIGQRPEMVYEVVKAVKDATDKPVIAKLTPNIDDIKKLGLAAEKAGADAVAAINTLKAIAIDVYARRPILSNRVGGYSGPGVKPVALRAVYDLTKTLDIPVIGMGGITTWRDAVEFLLAGASALQIGTAVSLRGWRVFREINEGIRRYLEEEGFSSVREIVGLALE
- a CDS encoding AbrB/MazE/SpoVT family DNA-binding domain-containing protein, translated to MPVTKVTRNYQITIPAEIRKALGIKEGEYLSVELRGDEIVIKKAEMEWPSLDLGRDFTPEEIEMNTRKALTEASEWED
- a CDS encoding UPF0147 family protein, translated to MSELINQIVQVLKEQVVQDTVVPRNIRRAAEQAIEALLDESKEPAVRAADAIAILEEISEDPNMPMHTRTIIWEVLGALEQVK